The proteins below come from a single Azospirillum thermophilum genomic window:
- a CDS encoding enoyl-CoA hydratase, with product MHSTQIEQVSALRIGQTASLTSRFTAMDAELCTILSDDADSHFEPAGGSALWIGWMVSGVLEGLLPGAGALQQDQRLRVERPVRLGEAVTATVTVTGKRADGTAVAFDCTCTNQDDEIVASGTAEVIAPIGGTRPAAQMQAHRYDRHAALLAGCAGLPPLRTAIVHPCDEDTLQTAVAAAEAGLIDPVLIGPAATICSVAALCQLDLRPYHLIGVDHDHSAAETAVTLARVGKVEAIMQGSPDAEDLMTEVVEREAGPDLPALDLESGIVLGAEVPVILASRADTMRARLTCCAIASLLATSRRRPSLAAE from the coding sequence ATGCATTCCACCCAAATCGAACAGGTCTCCGCCCTGCGCATCGGCCAGACGGCCAGCCTGACGAGCCGGTTCACCGCCATGGATGCCGAGCTGTGCACCATCCTCTCCGATGACGCCGACAGCCATTTCGAACCGGCCGGCGGATCCGCCCTGTGGATCGGCTGGATGGTCTCCGGCGTGCTGGAAGGCCTTCTGCCCGGCGCCGGGGCGCTGCAGCAGGACCAGCGCCTGCGGGTCGAACGGCCGGTGCGGCTGGGCGAGGCCGTCACCGCGACCGTCACGGTCACCGGGAAGCGGGCGGACGGGACCGCGGTCGCCTTCGACTGCACCTGCACCAACCAGGACGACGAGATCGTCGCCAGCGGCACCGCCGAGGTCATCGCCCCCATCGGCGGGACCCGCCCGGCGGCGCAGATGCAGGCGCACCGCTACGACCGGCATGCCGCCCTGCTGGCGGGATGCGCCGGCCTGCCGCCGCTGCGCACCGCGATCGTCCATCCCTGCGACGAGGACACGCTGCAGACCGCCGTCGCGGCGGCCGAGGCCGGGCTGATCGACCCGGTGCTGATCGGCCCGGCCGCGACGATCTGCTCGGTGGCCGCCCTCTGTCAGCTCGACCTCCGCCCCTACCACCTGATCGGCGTCGACCACGATCACTCGGCGGCCGAAACCGCCGTCACGCTGGCCCGGGTCGGCAAGGTCGAGGCCATCATGCAGGGAAGCCCCGACGCCGAGGATCTGATGACCGAGGTGGTCGAGAGGGAGGCCGGTCCGGACCTGCCGGCGCTGGATCTGGAGTCCGGCATCGTGCTGGGCGCCGAGGTGCCGGTGATCCTCGCCAGCCGCGCCGACACGATGCGGGCGCGCCTGACCTGCTGCGCCATCGCCTCGCTGCTCGCCACGTCGCGCC
- a CDS encoding L-serine ammonia-lyase — protein MISMFDLYKIGIGPSSSHTVGPMKAARQFVDDLAASGRLERTGRVAVDVYGSLALTGKGHHTDVALILGLAGNLPDTVDIDAIPGFLQQVRASRRLPLGPQGRPVDFPATAITFHRSNLPRHENGLTIRAFDGEEELLAKTYYSIGGGFIVDEETFGRPAPQAAELPYPYATAAELLAHCRATGLSFSGLVLENELRLHGRQEIRDYFSRIWQTMRACMERGMATEGVLPGPLRVPRRAALLRRQLASSEALSRDPMNVVDWVNMFAFAVSEENASGGRVVTAPTNGACGIVPAVLAYYHHFIKPVDEEACMRFFLASAAIGALYKTNASISGAEVGCQGEVGVACSMAAGGLADLMGGSPEQVCVAAEVAMEHNLGLTCDPVGGQVQIPCIERNAMGAMKAINATRMALHRTSEPLVSLDKVIETMFETGKDMDPKYRETSCGGLAVKVLPNPAAQTAPQDADTVVWAA, from the coding sequence ATGATCAGCATGTTCGACCTCTACAAGATCGGCATCGGCCCCTCCAGCTCCCACACCGTCGGGCCGATGAAGGCCGCCCGGCAGTTCGTCGACGATCTGGCGGCCTCCGGCCGGCTCGAGCGCACCGGCCGGGTGGCGGTCGACGTCTACGGCTCGCTCGCCCTCACCGGCAAGGGCCACCACACCGACGTGGCGCTGATCCTCGGGCTGGCCGGCAACCTGCCCGACACGGTGGACATCGACGCCATCCCCGGCTTCCTCCAGCAGGTGCGGGCCAGCCGCCGCCTGCCGCTCGGGCCGCAGGGCCGGCCGGTCGACTTCCCCGCCACCGCCATCACCTTCCACCGCTCCAACCTGCCCCGCCACGAGAACGGCCTGACCATCCGCGCCTTCGACGGCGAGGAGGAGCTGCTGGCCAAGACCTACTATTCGATCGGCGGCGGCTTCATCGTCGACGAGGAGACTTTCGGCCGGCCGGCGCCGCAGGCGGCCGAGCTGCCCTATCCCTACGCCACGGCGGCCGAGCTGCTGGCCCATTGCCGGGCCACCGGCCTGTCCTTCTCCGGGCTGGTGCTGGAGAACGAGCTGCGGCTGCACGGCCGCCAGGAGATCCGCGACTATTTCAGCCGCATCTGGCAGACGATGCGCGCCTGCATGGAGCGCGGCATGGCGACCGAGGGCGTGCTGCCCGGGCCGCTGCGGGTGCCGCGGCGCGCGGCCCTGCTGCGCCGCCAGCTCGCCTCGTCGGAGGCGCTGTCGCGCGACCCGATGAACGTGGTGGACTGGGTGAACATGTTCGCCTTCGCGGTGAGCGAGGAGAACGCCTCGGGCGGCCGGGTGGTGACGGCGCCGACCAACGGGGCCTGCGGCATCGTGCCGGCGGTGCTGGCCTACTACCACCACTTCATCAAGCCGGTGGACGAGGAGGCCTGCATGCGCTTCTTCCTCGCCTCGGCCGCGATCGGGGCGCTGTACAAGACCAACGCCTCGATCTCCGGCGCCGAGGTCGGCTGCCAGGGCGAGGTCGGGGTCGCCTGCTCGATGGCGGCGGGCGGCCTGGCCGACCTGATGGGCGGCAGCCCCGAGCAGGTCTGCGTCGCCGCCGAGGTGGCGATGGAGCACAATCTGGGCCTGACCTGCGACCCGGTGGGCGGCCAGGTGCAGATCCCCTGCATCGAGCGCAACGCGATGGGCGCGATGAAGGCGATCAACGCGACGCGCATGGCGCTGCACCGCACCAGCGAGCCGCTGGTCTCGCTCGACAAGGTGATCGAGACGATGTTCGAGACCGGCAAGGACATGGACCCCAAGTACCGCGAAACCTCCTGCGGCGGCCTCGCCGTCAAGGTCCTCCCCAACCCCGCTGCCCAGACCGCCCCGCAGGACGCCGACACCGTCGTCTGGGCCGCGTGA
- a CDS encoding serine/threonine transporter gives MVSISTETTRLGNPTLPWSKHDTMWMLGLFGTAIGAGTLFLPINAGLGGFWPLATMAAIAFPMTYLAHRGLCRFILSSSKPGSDITEVVEEHFGATAGKLITLLYFFTILPILLIYGVGLTNTVQSFMVHQLGMVPPPRILLSLGLILGLMAVIKLGEQMVVRVMSWLVYPFVLVLIGIALYLAPDWNGAILNETPSVGTFSLTLWLSIPALVFSFNHSPAISRFVVAQQHQYRDEAEAKSDQIEKYAAVMMVLVVMFFVFSCVFSLTPQDLANAKAQNISILSYLGNKFDNPLMAYLTPAVAFVAITKSFFGHYLGAREGLNGLISQHLRGQGKAVDLKAINRFSALFMVAAVWIAATLNPSILGMIESLCGPIIASLLFIMPMYAIRKVPAMRKYAGQPGNVVVLFIGSVAISAILYSLLSL, from the coding sequence ACACGATGTGGATGCTCGGGCTGTTCGGCACCGCCATCGGCGCGGGAACCCTGTTCCTGCCGATCAACGCCGGCCTCGGCGGCTTCTGGCCGCTCGCCACCATGGCGGCCATCGCCTTCCCCATGACCTACCTCGCCCACCGCGGCCTGTGCCGCTTCATCCTCTCCTCCTCCAAGCCCGGCAGCGACATCACCGAGGTCGTCGAGGAGCATTTCGGCGCCACCGCCGGCAAGCTCATCACCCTGCTCTACTTCTTCACCATCCTGCCCATCCTGCTCATCTACGGCGTCGGCCTCACCAACACCGTCCAGAGCTTCATGGTCCACCAGCTCGGCATGGTGCCGCCCCCGCGCATCCTGCTCTCCCTCGGCCTCATCCTCGGCCTGATGGCCGTCATCAAGCTCGGCGAGCAGATGGTCGTGCGCGTCATGAGCTGGCTGGTCTATCCCTTCGTCCTCGTCCTCATCGGCATCGCCCTCTACCTCGCCCCCGACTGGAACGGCGCCATCCTCAACGAGACCCCCAGCGTCGGCACCTTCAGCCTCACCCTGTGGCTGAGCATCCCCGCCCTGGTCTTCTCCTTCAACCACTCCCCCGCCATCTCCCGCTTCGTCGTCGCCCAGCAGCACCAGTACCGCGACGAGGCCGAGGCCAAGTCCGACCAGATCGAGAAGTACGCCGCCGTCATGATGGTCCTGGTCGTCATGTTCTTCGTCTTCAGCTGCGTCTTCAGCCTCACCCCCCAGGACCTCGCCAACGCCAAGGCGCAGAACATCTCCATCCTCTCCTACCTCGGCAACAAGTTCGACAACCCCCTGATGGCCTACCTCACCCCGGCCGTCGCCTTCGTCGCCATCACCAAGTCCTTCTTCGGCCACTATCTCGGCGCCCGCGAAGGCCTCAACGGCCTGATCTCCCAGCATCTGCGCGGCCAGGGCAAGGCCGTCGACCTCAAGGCGATCAACCGCTTCAGCGCCCTGTTCATGGTCGCCGCCGTCTGGATCGCCGCCACCCTCAACCCCAGCATCCTCGGCATGATCGAATCCCTGTGCGGCCCGATCATCGCCTCCCTGCTCTTCATCATGCCGATGTACGCCATCCGCAAGGTCCCCGCGATGCGCAAATATGCCGGCCAGCCGGGCAACGTCGTGGTCCTCTTCATCGGTTCGGTCGCCATCTCCGCCATCCTCTACTCCCTGCTCAGCCTCTGA